One stretch of Thermoprotei archaeon DNA includes these proteins:
- a CDS encoding sulfite oxidase-like oxidoreductase, which produces MNRPPGQVYVRNFIIYTVNGIPNVNINDYRLTINGLVDNPVSLTYDDILKLPSIKMTSDFHCVTKWSVPNVIWEGVSFRTIIDLVKVRPEARYVFFECLDGYTTTVSIEDVKTDDAILVYKMNNKPLEPENGFPIRPFIPHLYGWKSAKWLSKITFVEKYIDGYWELRGYHERGNVWNEERFKSEIWKNFKKHTM; this is translated from the coding sequence ATGAATAGACCTCCCGGACAAGTTTATGTTCGTAATTTCATTATATACACTGTAAATGGTATACCTAATGTTAACATTAATGATTATAGATTAACTATAAATGGATTAGTTGATAATCCAGTATCATTGACTTATGACGATATACTTAAATTACCATCAATAAAGATGACCAGTGATTTTCATTGTGTGACGAAATGGAGTGTACCAAACGTAATTTGGGAAGGAGTTAGTTTTAGAACAATAATAGATCTAGTAAAGGTTAGGCCTGAAGCAAGATATGTGTTCTTTGAATGTTTAGATGGTTATACAACAACAGTTTCCATAGAAGATGTGAAAACCGATGATGCGATATTGGTGTACAAAATGAATAATAAACCGCTAGAACCAGAAAATGGTTTTCCTATCAGGCCATTCATTCCCCATCTATATGGCTGGAAAAGCGCAAAATGGTTATCAAAAATAACCTTTGTAGAGAAATATATCGATGGTTATTGGGAATTGCGCGGTTATCATGAGAGAGGAAACGTATGGAATGAAGAGCGTTTCAAATCAGAAATATGGAAAAACTTTAAAAAACATACAATGTAG
- a CDS encoding enoyl-CoA hydratase/isomerase family protein, translating into MSIESKIYENAYWIFLNRPEKLNAINVKMWDSLKNELIDASKNKNVRVIVISGIGRFFCAGEDIEDLNSLKSFDDALNLFLDHIRPVFELILRSPKPVMAAVNGPAYGAGVELILASDLAVAVRDSYFSLSQGRIGVGPALALVIGLPALGRKRLLEMVLTGRKVTAEEAYEWGMINYVVDKNDLEKWVISVVKEISLTTPLLARITKDVMMRQLSLIDYTSIFREIALFLLSEEARIGIKQFLEKH; encoded by the coding sequence ATGAGTATAGAGAGTAAAATATATGAAAATGCTTATTGGATTTTCTTAAACAGACCTGAGAAGCTGAACGCAATAAATGTAAAGATGTGGGATAGTTTAAAAAATGAATTGATTGATGCATCTAAAAATAAAAATGTGCGTGTTATTGTTATAAGCGGTATTGGGAGATTTTTCTGTGCAGGAGAAGATATTGAGGATTTGAATTCTCTTAAGAGCTTTGATGATGCTCTAAATTTATTTTTGGATCATATACGGCCAGTTTTTGAATTGATATTAAGAAGTCCAAAACCGGTAATGGCTGCTGTTAATGGTCCTGCTTATGGTGCTGGTGTTGAGTTAATTTTAGCTTCTGATCTTGCGGTAGCCGTGAGGGATTCATACTTTTCTCTTTCTCAAGGAAGAATAGGTGTAGGTCCTGCATTAGCATTGGTTATAGGGTTACCTGCATTAGGTAGAAAAAGGTTACTTGAGATGGTTTTGACTGGTCGTAAAGTAACAGCCGAAGAAGCTTATGAATGGGGCATGATAAATTATGTTGTTGACAAGAATGATTTAGAAAAATGGGTTATAAGTGTCGTGAAAGAGATATCACTAACTACTCCTTTGCTTGCTCGGATTACAAAAGATGTCATGATGAGACAGTTAAGCCTTATAGATTATACATCCATTTTTAGAGAAATCGCATTGTTTTTACTTTCTGAAGAAGCTCGCATAGGTATAAAACAATTTTTAGAGAAACATTAA
- a CDS encoding ferredoxin family protein — MVRPVDFKSKPIDPDFDKKYPVTGKHHDHEVRAEGMERESGEPGKPYPTKLGIHGTHVAVDWDSCIADGACMDVCPVNVFEWAFNPGAAGTGKDRIIDPNNPADKELWEKYRTDKSDPVREADCIYCMACVAACPVAAIKVTPP; from the coding sequence TTGGTTAGACCTGTGGATTTTAAATCAAAACCAATAGACCCAGACTTTGATAAAAAATATCCAGTAACAGGCAAACATCACGATCATGAAGTTAGAGCTGAAGGTATGGAAAGAGAATCTGGCGAACCCGGAAAACCTTATCCCACAAAACTTGGTATTCATGGCACGCATGTGGCAGTAGACTGGGATTCTTGTATTGCAGATGGTGCATGCATGGATGTATGTCCAGTTAATGTCTTTGAGTGGGCTTTTAACCCAGGAGCTGCTGGTACAGGTAAGGATAGAATAATAGATCCTAATAATCCAGCTGATAAGGAACTCTGGGAGAAATATAGGACCGATAAATCAGATCCTGTGAGAGAAGCTGATTGCATATATTGCATGGCTTGTGTTGCTGCATGCCCTGTAGCAGCAATTAAAGTAACACCACCATAA
- the udg gene encoding type-4 uracil-DNA glycosylase: MNDEIEKLGNEIKICIKCRLHQFRKNAVPGEGNPHAEIMFIGEAPGYNEDIQGRPFVGAAGKLLTELIVNVLKIPRSSVYITNVVKCRPPENRDPYPDEVQTCTPYLDKQIAIIKPKIIVTLGKHSTNYVLTKSGIKVKNITSVRGQLFNISISGINVHVMPTLHPAAALYNPQLRSQIEEDFKKLKEVMYKETTKKGLETYF, encoded by the coding sequence ATGAACGATGAGATAGAAAAACTGGGTAATGAGATTAAAATTTGTATTAAATGTCGTCTTCATCAGTTTAGAAAGAATGCTGTGCCCGGAGAAGGTAATCCTCATGCAGAAATAATGTTCATAGGAGAAGCTCCCGGATATAATGAGGATATACAGGGAAGACCGTTTGTAGGAGCCGCAGGAAAACTTCTTACTGAGCTAATAGTAAATGTTCTTAAAATACCAAGATCATCAGTATACATAACAAATGTAGTAAAATGCCGACCTCCAGAAAATAGAGATCCATATCCGGATGAGGTCCAAACATGCACACCTTATCTTGATAAACAAATCGCTATAATAAAACCAAAAATTATTGTAACTTTAGGAAAACACTCAACAAACTATGTACTAACCAAATCTGGAATTAAAGTAAAAAACATAACAAGCGTTAGAGGACAACTTTTTAATATATCAATATCAGGGATCAACGTGCATGTGATGCCAACTCTTCACCCGGCCGCTGCTCTCTATAATCCTCAATTACGATCACAGATTGAGGAAGATTTCAAAAAATTAAAGGAAGTAATGTATAAGGAAACTACTAAAAAAGGTTTGGAGACTTATTTTTAA
- the yjjX gene encoding inosine/xanthosine triphosphatase, producing MIIAVGSTNKIKIEATRRAFSKFYKDIEVVGVNVNSYVPSQPINEQVFHGSFNRAKNALKLVQNADFGVGIEGGVIKLFERYYCMGFIVILSKSGEVSTGFSGWFECPSKILPRLLSGEELGLIMDDISGRKNIKYEEGAIGILTRGIISRTDLYEHGIIMALTKFITNL from the coding sequence ATGATCATAGCAGTGGGTTCAACAAATAAAATTAAAATTGAGGCCACAAGGAGAGCGTTCTCTAAGTTTTATAAAGATATTGAGGTAGTAGGAGTCAATGTTAATTCTTATGTACCTTCGCAACCAATTAATGAACAAGTATTTCATGGTTCTTTTAATCGTGCTAAAAATGCATTGAAACTCGTTCAAAACGCTGACTTCGGTGTCGGTATCGAGGGGGGTGTCATAAAATTGTTTGAAAGGTATTATTGTATGGGATTTATTGTTATACTATCAAAATCTGGAGAAGTATCCACAGGTTTTTCTGGATGGTTTGAATGCCCATCCAAAATCCTTCCTAGATTATTATCTGGAGAAGAACTTGGATTAATTATGGATGACATATCAGGGAGAAAAAATATAAAGTATGAAGAGGGAGCAATAGGCATACTTACGAGAGGAATTATTTCCAGAACTGATTTGTATGAACATGGAATAATAATGGCACTAACCAAGTTCATAACAAATTTATAA
- a CDS encoding proteasome assembly chaperone family protein has product MIKLRYVGDKNIEVRTLIAGLPGIGLVGKLAVDHLIEELKPKLVCEIYSSDFPPQVNLKSDGTVTMPLAYIYYWDSGDPNRNLLIFTGDAQPSTPQGNYEMASAVLKFAKKRGVTNVYTLAAFMTGQHSENPKVFCAATDNETARTFEKIGTIIMDNGTITGLNGILVGLARLMNMRGACLLGETSGYVVDAGAAKAALKVLTTALSIEINLNALEEKAKELNMFMRKMAEGAEREEYRETRKGKEPPPPYIG; this is encoded by the coding sequence GTGATAAAGCTTAGGTATGTTGGTGATAAAAATATTGAAGTAAGAACATTGATAGCTGGCTTACCTGGCATTGGGCTTGTTGGTAAGTTAGCTGTAGATCATTTAATTGAGGAATTAAAACCAAAACTCGTATGTGAAATATATTCAAGTGATTTTCCACCACAGGTTAATCTAAAATCGGATGGTACTGTTACAATGCCTTTAGCTTATATTTACTATTGGGATTCCGGTGATCCTAATCGTAATTTACTGATATTTACTGGTGATGCTCAACCGTCAACACCACAAGGAAATTACGAAATGGCGTCAGCTGTCCTGAAGTTTGCTAAGAAAAGAGGCGTTACCAATGTGTATACTCTGGCAGCTTTTATGACAGGACAGCATTCTGAAAACCCGAAGGTTTTTTGTGCTGCTACAGACAATGAAACAGCTAGAACATTCGAAAAAATTGGTACTATAATAATGGATAATGGCACAATTACAGGTCTTAATGGTATTCTAGTTGGACTTGCGAGACTTATGAATATGAGGGGGGCGTGTTTACTAGGAGAGACATCAGGTTATGTTGTGGATGCAGGTGCTGCAAAGGCGGCACTCAAAGTACTTACAACAGCGTTATCTATAGAAATCAACTTAAATGCGCTCGAAGAAAAAGCCAAAGAACTCAATATGTTCATGAGAAAAATGGCCGAAGGAGCAGAGCGTGAAGAATATAGAGAAACAAGAAAAGGGAAAGAACCCCCACCACCGTACATAGGTTAA
- a CDS encoding DUF4129 domain-containing protein, with protein MRKKTSKAILMLILLILVIMIASRHYSYHGYNINSIAEISAFWSSNLVIIINVLFLFFSFLPLVIELGLILFLIKNRREIIELMRNWKSDGMRSQKKQRNLLMQILAWTLVIALLAFTNISKRPLTTGIQLSNSTKFSGANLSISTNFFPSYIQESMRNVFSIINNFSLVAFGILLLIVVTFGIWSFHGKRELYSSSNDSDKQLENIIINTLHELENPFIQSDTKNIIIRCYDEMCRIIKEAGKEPKSYETVREFEKACLQTFQWLPAKPLHALTLLFEETLYSNHEITDDKIKIAISSLEEIRKSMAVKNANH; from the coding sequence ATGAGAAAGAAGACATCAAAAGCAATACTTATGCTTATCCTATTAATTCTTGTTATTATGATTGCTTCACGGCATTATTCTTATCATGGTTATAATATTAACTCAATAGCTGAAATAAGTGCTTTTTGGAGTTCTAATTTAGTAATTATTATCAATGTGTTGTTTTTATTTTTCTCATTTTTACCATTAGTTATTGAATTAGGTCTCATTTTATTTTTAATTAAGAATAGACGTGAAATAATAGAACTCATGAGGAATTGGAAAAGTGATGGAATGAGGTCTCAAAAGAAGCAGCGTAACTTATTAATGCAGATTCTTGCATGGACTTTAGTTATCGCTCTCTTAGCTTTTACTAACATTAGCAAGCGTCCATTAACAACAGGAATCCAATTATCTAATTCGACAAAATTTTCTGGTGCCAATTTAAGCATAAGCACAAATTTCTTTCCATCATATATTCAAGAATCTATGCGTAATGTATTTTCTATTATCAATAATTTCTCATTAGTTGCCTTTGGTATTTTATTGCTGATAGTTGTTACATTCGGCATTTGGTCGTTTCATGGTAAGAGAGAACTTTACAGTTCGAGTAATGATTCAGATAAGCAACTTGAGAATATTATTATAAATACATTGCATGAATTAGAGAATCCTTTTATACAAAGTGATACAAAGAATATAATAATTAGGTGTTATGATGAGATGTGCAGAATTATAAAGGAGGCTGGTAAAGAACCAAAATCATACGAAACTGTAAGAGAATTTGAAAAAGCATGTCTGCAAACTTTTCAATGGTTACCAGCTAAACCACTTCATGCCTTAACGCTATTATTCGAGGAAACTCTTTATAGTAACCATGAAATTACTGATGATAAAATTAAAATTGCGATAAGTTCTCTTGAGGAAATACGTAAAAGTATGGCTGTTAAAAATGCTAACCACTAA
- a CDS encoding TRAM domain-containing protein encodes MGERRFPARYAPKPVSVGEVHEVDITEVSQRGDGVARIKGFVIFVPNTKKGDHVKVKITRVGNRFALAEVVQ; translated from the coding sequence ATGGGAGAAAGAAGATTTCCAGCACGATACGCACCAAAACCAGTTAGCGTAGGCGAGGTACACGAAGTAGACATTACAGAAGTGAGTCAACGTGGAGATGGTGTGGCACGAATAAAAGGTTTCGTGATTTTTGTGCCTAACACTAAGAAAGGCGATCACGTAAAAGTGAAGATTACACGTGTTGGAAATAGATTTGCATTAGCCGAGGTTGTTCAGTGA
- the cutA gene encoding divalent-cation tolerance protein CutA, giving the protein MMQPIVVFITCPNVFEGQRITKILIENKLAACINLVKDIKSVYWWKGNIETSNEVLLIVKSDAKILDKLIEVVKSNHSYTVPEIIAIPIVGGNQDYLKWINEIIS; this is encoded by the coding sequence ATGATGCAGCCAATAGTGGTATTTATTACGTGTCCTAATGTATTTGAAGGGCAACGCATTACTAAGATACTTATTGAAAATAAACTTGCAGCATGCATCAATTTAGTAAAAGACATAAAATCGGTTTATTGGTGGAAGGGGAATATAGAAACATCGAACGAAGTATTATTAATTGTTAAAAGTGATGCAAAAATATTGGATAAACTCATAGAAGTAGTAAAAAGTAATCACAGCTACACAGTACCTGAAATTATAGCAATACCGATCGTTGGTGGGAATCAAGATTATCTGAAATGGATCAATGAAATCATATCATGA